One genomic window of Leptospira perdikensis includes the following:
- a CDS encoding B12-binding domain-containing radical SAM protein, with the protein MAKIQFLQLPVPPPSYYAATGNVPLAAASLASCLESKEDPILGVSPYVVPPEDTDSLGDRELVERIAKEGPDFLGLSLYLWNTERSLYIAREVKKRNPETTILIGGPEVNEDNPYVLGEEGYDIAVSGEAEHSFRKLMRALVSKSSLDGLENVAYRKENGSLTSFGKQIAADFPLTDFPSPYTTGHLKVDSRRSTYLETVRGCKSQCTYCFYPKSSQNLRTLDIPETIRLISNLKEKGARELVFLDPTFNHRPGFENFLDAIAEVNSDGRMSMFAELRSEGVTPKLATKLRKAGFTRVELGLQSVNEETLKRVKRYGSPHKVAEVAKMLAGEGMELLLDLIIGLPGDRPDDVERGIHFFLEHGLGEWVQAFPLSVLPGTAMRRDAEKEGLSFMPTPPYRIIQTPTFSPRDLTESLYFAEDLLERRLDEFPRPFLCAALPNKNDRIDFVLTDSKNPLASEKQTTSETGLLSWSGSRHHSVWFHTEDLSKDLSRILFLIDARITAEPFCTVDFVLPLVRVPKPDEISKLVSILETKRNSYLSRTLAHRGENLQHRLVFVFDGKNSELKNWRNSELDSTSFLIYETIDTNQIRNLDPTKEAFYLITGEEIDTSDFVFLKEEMDPEAITFSSRKLEEKWSMEVLGYGEL; encoded by the coding sequence ATGGCAAAAATACAATTTTTGCAATTACCGGTTCCGCCACCATCTTACTATGCAGCTACTGGAAATGTTCCTTTAGCAGCTGCTAGTTTGGCGAGTTGTCTTGAATCCAAAGAAGATCCGATCCTTGGAGTGAGTCCTTATGTCGTTCCTCCAGAAGATACTGATTCTTTGGGTGACCGGGAACTTGTTGAGCGGATTGCGAAGGAAGGGCCTGATTTTTTAGGACTCTCTCTTTATTTATGGAATACCGAACGTAGTCTTTATATCGCAAGAGAAGTTAAAAAACGAAACCCAGAAACAACGATCCTGATCGGTGGGCCCGAGGTGAATGAAGACAACCCATATGTATTAGGGGAAGAGGGTTACGACATTGCCGTATCGGGTGAGGCAGAACATAGTTTTCGTAAACTAATGCGAGCCTTAGTTTCTAAATCTTCTTTAGATGGTTTAGAAAATGTGGCTTATCGAAAAGAAAACGGATCTCTCACTTCATTTGGAAAACAAATCGCAGCCGACTTTCCTCTAACCGACTTTCCTTCTCCTTATACAACAGGACATTTAAAAGTAGATTCGAGACGTTCCACTTATTTAGAAACGGTGCGAGGTTGTAAGTCACAGTGTACTTATTGTTTTTATCCTAAATCTTCACAGAACCTTCGCACCCTGGACATTCCAGAAACCATTCGATTGATTTCGAACTTAAAAGAGAAGGGAGCTAGAGAACTTGTTTTCTTAGATCCTACTTTCAATCATCGGCCGGGTTTTGAAAACTTTTTAGATGCCATCGCAGAGGTGAACTCAGATGGAAGGATGTCTATGTTTGCCGAATTACGTTCGGAAGGTGTTACTCCAAAACTGGCAACTAAACTTCGTAAGGCGGGATTCACTCGTGTAGAACTAGGACTCCAATCGGTAAACGAAGAAACCTTAAAACGTGTCAAACGTTACGGTAGCCCACATAAAGTGGCAGAGGTAGCCAAGATGCTTGCTGGAGAAGGGATGGAATTACTTCTCGATTTGATCATTGGACTTCCAGGAGATCGGCCCGATGATGTCGAGAGGGGAATTCATTTCTTTTTGGAACATGGACTTGGAGAATGGGTACAGGCCTTTCCTTTGTCAGTGCTACCAGGAACGGCTATGCGTCGGGATGCCGAAAAGGAAGGTCTTTCCTTTATGCCAACGCCACCTTACCGCATCATCCAAACTCCAACTTTTAGCCCTCGTGATTTAACAGAGTCCTTATATTTTGCAGAGGATCTACTCGAAAGACGTTTGGATGAATTTCCAAGACCATTTTTATGTGCGGCCTTACCCAACAAAAATGATCGTATCGATTTTGTTTTAACGGATTCTAAAAATCCTTTGGCATCCGAAAAACAAACCACTTCGGAAACGGGATTGTTGTCCTGGTCGGGAAGCCGCCATCATAGTGTTTGGTTCCATACAGAGGACCTTTCTAAAGATCTTTCTCGTATTCTGTTTTTGATTGATGCAAGAATCACTGCCGAGCCGTTTTGTACGGTGGATTTTGTTTTACCTTTGGTTCGTGTTCCGAAACCCGATGAAATTTCAAAACTTGTCTCTATTTTGGAAACCAAAAGAAATTCCTATCTCTCTCGTACACTTGCACACCGGGGCGAAAATCTCCAACACCGTTTGGTTTTTGTATTCGATGGAAAAAATAGCGAGTTAAAGAACTGGCGAAATTCTGAATTGGATTCTACTTCCTTTTTAATTTATGAAACCATCGACACGAATCAAATTCGGAATTTGGATCCAACAAAAGAAGCTTTTTATTTGATTACAGGAGAAGAAATAGATACATCTGATTTTGTTTTTCTAAAAGAAGAAATGGATCCTGAGGCCATAACTTTTTCTTCTCGGAAATTGGAAGAAAAATGGTCAATGGAAGTCCTAGGTTACGGAGAACTTTAG
- a CDS encoding outer membrane lipoprotein-sorting protein: MRKLWIFIFFFSFVSIEAQAPPDASLSAQELLARLDREMDFGKGLVKGTYVLIRRNGTSETWKINRFFNGEDALLLFDRKGRGLESKLLTKDEGENVFFFNVLSAKLFRKTDDEKYEALMGTGFFYVDLSGYSYQANYNPLVNADLEIGGEVYYRISLKPILPYFYKKLVLLVGKKDLKPYRVDFHDRDGILFKTLNLKYGPVKVKETSGKVEEIQKASRLEMLDLNTGSITVWEIQEVDKSVNPDASLFAVDNLSR, encoded by the coding sequence ATGCGAAAACTTTGGATCTTCATATTCTTTTTTAGTTTTGTTTCGATAGAGGCACAGGCACCGCCTGATGCCAGTTTATCGGCACAAGAACTTTTGGCAAGGCTGGATCGAGAAATGGATTTCGGAAAAGGCCTTGTGAAAGGAACTTACGTTCTCATCCGTAGGAACGGAACGTCGGAAACTTGGAAAATCAATCGGTTTTTTAATGGAGAAGATGCTCTGCTCCTATTCGATAGAAAGGGTCGAGGCCTTGAATCCAAACTACTCACTAAGGATGAAGGGGAAAATGTTTTTTTCTTCAATGTTCTCAGTGCCAAACTCTTTCGAAAAACAGACGATGAAAAGTATGAAGCTCTGATGGGAACTGGATTTTTTTATGTGGACCTTTCTGGATATTCTTATCAGGCCAATTACAATCCACTTGTGAATGCTGATTTGGAGATCGGAGGAGAAGTGTATTACCGCATTTCACTCAAACCCATCCTTCCTTACTTTTACAAAAAGTTAGTCCTTCTTGTTGGTAAAAAAGATTTGAAACCCTATCGTGTTGACTTCCATGATCGGGACGGAATTCTATTTAAAACTTTGAACTTAAAATACGGACCTGTGAAAGTAAAAGAAACTTCTGGAAAAGTGGAAGAAATCCAAAAAGCCTCACGACTCGAGATGTTAGATTTGAATACAGGTAGCATCACAGTTTGGGAAATCCAGGAAGTGGATAAATCAGTCAATCCTGATGCTTCATTATTTGCTGTTGATAACTTAAGTCGTTAA
- the tmk gene encoding dTMP kinase — protein sequence MPKNNQFFVFEGIDGSGKTTVSRLVSETLLTKSIPNLWHREPTDSVHGKKIREFLNGKLKLSKEEQIEVFIADRECSVNEVILPTLKNGKSIVQDRYYFSTAAYQGRDEEHAADILYKNEDKGFPEPNRVYFLDLSPEEAHERRTTRSDAKEVFDVDSEQIRIYQNYLAILPESTIFVDATADLDEVVAFCVQDILKSLGIE from the coding sequence ATGCCAAAAAATAATCAGTTCTTTGTCTTTGAAGGGATCGATGGTTCAGGGAAAACCACAGTCTCTCGTTTGGTTTCCGAAACACTACTCACAAAATCCATTCCTAATCTCTGGCATAGAGAACCCACTGACAGTGTACACGGAAAAAAAATCAGAGAGTTCTTAAACGGGAAACTCAAACTTTCAAAAGAGGAACAAATTGAAGTTTTTATTGCCGATCGCGAATGTTCTGTGAATGAAGTCATCTTACCAACGTTAAAGAATGGCAAATCGATTGTACAAGATAGATATTATTTTTCCACTGCAGCATACCAAGGTAGAGATGAGGAACATGCTGCTGACATTTTGTACAAAAATGAAGACAAAGGATTTCCTGAACCCAATCGTGTTTACTTTTTAGATTTGTCTCCCGAAGAAGCTCATGAACGTAGAACCACTCGTTCTGATGCCAAAGAGGTGTTTGATGTTGATTCAGAACAAATTCGTATCTATCAAAACTATTTGGCAATCTTACCAGAATCCACAATATTTGTGGATGCAACGGCGGACCTAGACGAAGTGGTTGCTTTTTGTGTGCAGGATATACTTAAGTCACTTGGAATTGAGTGA
- a CDS encoding EAL domain-containing protein codes for MITERESHKFLREWKDWLSGGTLVPVFQPILSSESTGIYGYELLGRLSTPEGLVSLGDFFLSQTFGYDEIFYLKKQVDEEIRFAALQKFAKEAPPETKLFLNISPNVMYHALLQLETVLPQTIRMVREVGVDPERIVIEITEERFPHNLELLRPVLNLYRQEGFSIAVDDAGSEASNLDRIGLFHPEIIKVDLQMLRRSTFSRNFKEILLNLSKLGESLGSSLLFEGIESEDELYNALNYGARYIQGFYFAKPEPYFAKRFEYRTEMQSSLEYFHARKQGEMNRQIEWETVWKDKLSEIVMGFTEENGIWEWKGDFETNVFGDGNFFRMYITNPLGFQVSPNYSRDRFGKMEPDYSFLGKNWSFRPYFFEHLHKSKTSRDAWTLSQMYHDISERMMLRTFARNLSENLILFIDVVVSRS; via the coding sequence ATGATTACAGAAAGAGAAAGTCATAAATTCCTGCGAGAATGGAAAGATTGGTTGTCTGGCGGAACCCTTGTTCCCGTTTTCCAACCCATCCTCTCGTCCGAATCCACTGGTATTTACGGTTACGAACTTTTGGGACGGCTTTCCACACCGGAAGGGCTTGTGAGTCTTGGAGATTTCTTTTTATCCCAAACCTTTGGTTATGATGAAATTTTTTATCTTAAGAAACAAGTGGATGAAGAAATTCGTTTTGCTGCTTTACAAAAGTTTGCGAAGGAAGCACCACCCGAAACCAAGTTATTTTTAAACATTTCCCCGAACGTAATGTACCATGCTCTCTTACAATTGGAAACGGTACTTCCCCAAACCATCCGAATGGTGAGAGAAGTGGGTGTGGATCCAGAACGGATTGTCATTGAAATTACCGAAGAACGTTTCCCTCACAACCTAGAACTTTTACGACCGGTTCTGAATCTCTATCGGCAGGAAGGATTTTCCATCGCAGTGGATGATGCGGGATCGGAAGCAAGTAATCTCGACCGAATCGGACTGTTCCATCCGGAAATTATCAAGGTAGACTTGCAAATGTTACGTAGATCAACCTTCTCCCGTAACTTCAAAGAAATTCTTTTGAACTTATCGAAGTTAGGTGAGTCATTAGGAAGTAGTCTTCTTTTTGAGGGTATTGAATCGGAAGACGAACTATACAATGCTCTGAACTATGGAGCCAGATACATCCAGGGTTTTTACTTTGCCAAACCAGAACCATACTTTGCCAAACGATTTGAATACCGTACCGAAATGCAATCCTCTCTAGAATACTTTCATGCTCGCAAACAAGGAGAAATGAACCGTCAGATTGAATGGGAAACCGTTTGGAAGGACAAACTTTCGGAAATTGTGATGGGGTTTACTGAAGAAAATGGAATTTGGGAATGGAAAGGCGATTTTGAAACCAATGTCTTTGGAGACGGGAATTTCTTTCGAATGTACATCACAAACCCTCTCGGTTTTCAGGTTTCTCCCAATTATTCACGAGATCGGTTTGGTAAAATGGAGCCAGATTATTCTTTTTTGGGTAAAAACTGGTCCTTTCGGCCTTATTTTTTTGAACACCTACACAAATCCAAAACGAGTCGGGATGCATGGACCCTCTCCCAAATGTACCACGACATATCGGAACGAATGATGTTACGGACATTTGCGAGGAACCTTTCCGAAAATTTGATTTTATTTATCGATGTGGTGGTCTCTCGTTCCTGA
- a CDS encoding class I SAM-dependent methyltransferase, with the protein MELIPCNTCGQNRFRPIFTKESPLGESFAIVSCEFCGLVQVNPQPDFLSVKKYYDDSYFTQRTERGYDNYYSDKLRTEISRVFQLNLNDLDFFSWERERLSSLSSGEKLSSLDIGCAAGYFVAYQKDRGYDAYGIEIADGPVRFARETLHLNIFQENFLSWDPKFQNKFDVITLWATIEHLHQPKETLAKIQNHLKPGGVLILSTCRYGLLAKLAGLAWRYLNVPEHLYYYSYRGLKQLLLDLGYRKPVSFTYGSGMTARPGASVFFKLRKWVMDRVVKWFQLGDMMVYMVRKESLNSK; encoded by the coding sequence GTGGAACTAATTCCTTGTAATACCTGCGGACAAAACCGCTTCCGTCCTATTTTTACCAAAGAAAGCCCACTTGGGGAATCCTTTGCTATCGTATCTTGTGAGTTTTGTGGACTTGTCCAAGTGAATCCACAACCCGATTTCCTTTCGGTTAAAAAGTATTATGACGATTCTTATTTTACCCAGAGAACGGAACGTGGGTATGACAATTATTATTCCGACAAACTAAGGACAGAGATCTCCAGGGTATTTCAACTCAATCTAAATGATTTGGATTTTTTTTCTTGGGAAAGAGAACGTCTCTCTTCCTTGTCATCTGGAGAAAAACTTTCCTCTTTGGACATTGGTTGTGCGGCTGGTTACTTTGTGGCTTACCAAAAGGATCGGGGTTATGATGCGTATGGAATTGAAATTGCTGACGGCCCAGTTCGTTTTGCACGCGAAACCTTACATTTAAATATCTTCCAAGAGAACTTTCTTTCTTGGGATCCAAAGTTTCAAAACAAATTTGATGTAATCACTCTTTGGGCTACCATAGAACATTTACACCAACCCAAAGAAACTTTGGCAAAGATTCAGAACCATTTGAAACCAGGGGGAGTGCTCATCCTTTCGACTTGTCGTTATGGCCTTCTTGCTAAACTAGCAGGGCTTGCTTGGCGGTATTTGAATGTTCCAGAACATCTGTATTATTATTCCTATCGAGGGTTGAAACAACTACTTTTGGATTTGGGGTATAGAAAACCCGTTTCTTTTACTTATGGAAGTGGGATGACTGCACGTCCCGGAGCTAGTGTATTTTTCAAACTCCGGAAATGGGTGATGGACCGTGTAGTGAAATGGTTTCAGTTAGGGGACATGATGGTGTATATGGTACGAAAAGAATCACTCAATTCCAAGTGA
- a CDS encoding 16S rRNA (uracil(1498)-N(3))-methyltransferase, with protein sequence MLEPGLILFRTGFSKKPTITLTPEEMAHLRALRLSKEENLIQIRDGVGGLYNYQFSPHSKELKFLEETKVLRKSARKTVAIALPKGNRFDFFLQKVTEIGLDAVVFLVFRHSIRKEFNLERAEKIVKEAAAQSKQTELLTLSIEPASEWMQSHKDSLVVLHPQGLETFRASHLSGKIPVVGPEGGFHAEEEEWMEKNKIQRLVLPGGVLRTETAGIVAASFLTYGT encoded by the coding sequence TTGTTAGAACCTGGTCTTATCCTTTTTCGTACTGGGTTTTCCAAAAAACCAACAATAACCCTCACCCCAGAAGAAATGGCCCACTTGCGGGCCTTACGGCTAAGTAAGGAAGAAAACCTAATTCAAATTCGGGATGGAGTTGGTGGTCTTTATAACTACCAGTTTTCACCCCATTCTAAAGAGTTAAAATTCTTAGAAGAAACGAAAGTGCTGAGAAAATCAGCGCGGAAAACAGTAGCCATTGCCCTACCAAAGGGGAACCGTTTTGATTTTTTCTTACAGAAGGTAACAGAGATAGGTCTTGATGCAGTTGTTTTTCTTGTTTTTCGTCATTCCATTCGTAAAGAATTCAATTTGGAGCGGGCCGAAAAAATAGTGAAAGAAGCAGCGGCTCAGTCCAAACAAACAGAACTCCTTACACTTTCCATTGAACCTGCGAGTGAATGGATGCAATCACATAAAGATAGTTTGGTGGTGCTTCATCCGCAAGGATTAGAAACTTTTCGTGCGAGCCATCTATCGGGGAAAATTCCTGTGGTTGGACCTGAAGGTGGGTTTCACGCAGAGGAGGAAGAGTGGATGGAAAAAAATAAAATCCAGAGACTGGTTCTTCCGGGTGGGGTGCTCCGTACGGAAACAGCAGGCATTGTAGCTGCTAGTTTCCTTACATACGGAACTTAA
- the guaB gene encoding IMP dehydrogenase, translated as MSNHPLPGSELLDGVSGQELFSVNMGLTYRDFLVLPGFIDFNPSDVELETKLSKNISLKRPLMSSPMDTVTESEMAIAQALMGGIGIIHYNNSIDEQVDLVRKVKRYENGFIKDPILLSPEHTLADLDAVKEKYGFSGIPITEDGTASTKLVGIVTNRDVDFERDRDIKLGKVMTTELITASVGISLQEANNILRTSKKGKLPIVDKQGKLVALICRSDLKKNKEFPQSSKDDQKRLRVGAALSTLPESRERMAALAGVGVDAIIIDSAQGNSSYQMEMIQWIKSNFPNIDVIGGNVVTKAQAANLIAAGADGLRIGMGPGSICITQDTMAVGRAQATAVFKTAEYAQAHGVPVIADGGISNIGDIANALAIGASMCMMGSMFAGTKEAPGEYFYENGIRLKKYRGMASLEAMSKGGDKRYFSESQKIKVAQGVSGYVVDKGSVLNLIPYLVQGLRQSFQDMGFRNITDLHKALREGKLRFERRTESAQAQGSVHGLYSYTKPSMRAE; from the coding sequence ATGTCAAATCACCCCCTACCAGGATCGGAGCTTCTCGACGGAGTCAGTGGACAAGAGCTCTTCTCGGTCAACATGGGACTCACGTATCGGGATTTTTTAGTTCTACCCGGTTTTATAGACTTTAACCCAAGCGATGTAGAACTCGAAACCAAACTTTCCAAAAATATTTCACTCAAAAGACCTCTTATGAGTTCACCTATGGACACAGTCACTGAGTCTGAAATGGCGATCGCACAAGCTCTCATGGGCGGAATCGGAATTATACATTATAATAATAGTATCGATGAACAAGTAGACCTAGTTCGCAAAGTCAAACGATACGAAAATGGATTCATTAAAGATCCAATTTTGCTTTCTCCAGAACATACACTTGCTGATTTGGATGCTGTTAAAGAAAAGTATGGGTTTAGTGGGATTCCTATCACTGAAGATGGAACCGCAAGCACAAAGTTAGTTGGAATTGTTACCAACCGAGATGTGGATTTTGAAAGGGATCGTGACATCAAACTCGGCAAGGTGATGACAACTGAGCTCATCACTGCAAGTGTCGGCATCAGTTTACAAGAAGCCAATAATATCCTACGCACTAGTAAAAAAGGGAAACTCCCGATTGTAGATAAACAAGGGAAACTTGTGGCATTGATTTGTCGCAGTGATCTGAAAAAAAATAAAGAATTCCCTCAATCCTCAAAAGATGATCAAAAGAGACTTCGTGTGGGAGCGGCGCTGTCCACCTTACCTGAGTCACGCGAAAGAATGGCTGCCCTTGCCGGAGTGGGTGTGGATGCCATCATCATCGATTCCGCTCAAGGAAATTCTAGTTACCAAATGGAAATGATCCAATGGATCAAATCCAATTTTCCAAATATCGATGTGATTGGTGGAAACGTGGTTACTAAAGCACAAGCGGCCAACCTCATCGCTGCTGGTGCTGACGGACTTCGTATTGGTATGGGCCCTGGTTCGATTTGTATCACACAAGATACAATGGCAGTGGGTCGTGCACAGGCCACTGCGGTATTCAAAACGGCAGAATATGCACAGGCACATGGAGTTCCAGTAATTGCTGACGGTGGTATTTCCAATATAGGAGACATTGCCAATGCTCTTGCGATTGGTGCTTCTATGTGTATGATGGGTTCTATGTTTGCAGGAACAAAAGAAGCACCTGGTGAGTATTTTTACGAGAATGGAATTCGTCTAAAGAAATATCGGGGTATGGCAAGCTTAGAAGCAATGAGTAAGGGTGGAGACAAACGGTACTTCTCCGAGTCACAAAAGATCAAAGTGGCACAAGGTGTTTCTGGATACGTTGTGGATAAAGGATCCGTACTCAACCTCATTCCTTATCTTGTTCAAGGACTCAGACAAAGTTTCCAAGACATGGGATTTCGAAATATTACTGATTTACACAAAGCGTTAAGGGAAGGAAAACTTCGTTTCGAACGAAGAACAGAATCAGCCCAGGCACAAGGTAGTGTTCACGGCTTGTATTCTTACACAAAACCATCCATGAGAGCGGAATAA
- a CDS encoding LIC10775 family protein has translation MLGGKYSLPFLKFFLKLGFIFVFCIIPFIVLNPEPNSGIIVDPLLQRPWIPDAEEEENRSFHRFLSEFKNKQSTVKKKDSLGRNYLVSPSGQMRFLIDDEYYKEFPVVDEADIASKELEALYEVRKEKEAVFLGKGIHLCYRLKLETEPGFFPGWLVRSNEITNRAANEWSDQTIPLDLVSEPYGCYVGDSKPKEFLVLESESFRYRIRFSSKLRYEGLYGNRLGIYGENKDSIYRIVRFVQFLSNYLPEGQTEWDEALKLQTSGKKKKNLPKIILSIGSSFDKTRPLRNTKNYFRFWDSMRSLTPALIRKLGFKRTESKSEYLSEWTEVDEIGNSVAMEMKEYYLYNAPRGYFLSLSYPKREKEIAELYWQTIRSSFEVKE, from the coding sequence ATGTTAGGGGGGAAATACTCTCTTCCATTTTTAAAGTTTTTCCTTAAATTGGGATTCATTTTTGTCTTTTGTATTATCCCCTTTATTGTTTTAAACCCAGAACCAAATTCCGGAATCATTGTTGATCCTTTATTACAAAGACCTTGGATTCCCGATGCAGAAGAAGAGGAGAATCGTAGTTTTCATCGTTTCCTTTCCGAATTCAAAAACAAACAATCCACAGTCAAAAAAAAAGACTCCCTTGGTCGAAACTATTTAGTATCCCCATCAGGACAGATGAGGTTTCTCATTGATGATGAATACTATAAAGAATTTCCGGTAGTAGATGAGGCCGATATTGCTTCCAAAGAACTCGAAGCTTTGTATGAGGTTCGTAAAGAAAAAGAAGCTGTATTTCTTGGAAAAGGGATCCACCTCTGTTACCGATTGAAACTAGAAACCGAACCTGGATTTTTCCCAGGTTGGCTTGTTCGTTCCAATGAAATTACGAACAGGGCAGCCAATGAATGGTCAGACCAAACCATTCCCTTGGATTTAGTGAGTGAACCATATGGCTGTTATGTGGGTGATTCCAAACCTAAAGAGTTTTTGGTTTTAGAATCAGAATCTTTTCGATATCGAATTCGATTTTCCTCGAAACTCCGTTATGAAGGTTTGTATGGAAACCGACTTGGGATTTATGGTGAAAACAAAGATTCTATTTATCGAATCGTACGTTTTGTTCAATTCCTTTCCAATTATTTACCGGAAGGTCAAACCGAATGGGATGAAGCATTGAAACTACAAACATCAGGTAAAAAAAAGAAAAACTTGCCGAAAATCATCCTATCCATTGGATCTAGTTTTGATAAAACAAGGCCTCTTCGAAATACCAAAAATTATTTTCGATTTTGGGATTCTATGCGTTCCCTCACACCGGCTCTCATTCGAAAGTTGGGATTCAAACGAACTGAATCTAAATCAGAATATTTGAGTGAATGGACTGAGGTGGATGAAATTGGAAATTCAGTTGCAATGGAAATGAAAGAGTATTATCTTTATAACGCACCTCGTGGTTACTTTCTTTCCTTATCTTATCCCAAACGAGAAAAGGAAATAGCAGAGCTCTATTGGCAAACCATTCGAAGTTCATTTGAAGTTAAGGAGTAA
- a CDS encoding DUF1577 domain-containing protein: protein METLERSKRSLDVFSDQEKKLHVLTKFLLNQELSLKDNIHSGESCFLKKVSADGNKVLISVRPTLTLSVGQKITLYKILGRYLHLECTVEQEKADSQYVLHLDKIAIAKKDRESSRIPVPPGSAWITNVVSSKAKIETDMFHVPTAVKVNFQDYETKLKNSIDFIKISTFNSSDDNEIIRQIKKTKKGLLLEDATDRKCYESSPNEDFLVFSEEIEEDIDKEINNKRNQKIKSELILPILYLTDEEESIPIGYIQMQSKSETFDLLKAMEMKTVCFEMVDRIRHSNMIKSDGKFPVIDISEGGLKVIVDHPDLIQSLPKLSGFQFDIFFKMQSPLTAFGTIKTITKNEEGHLTVGLAIAGHSSRSGEKKRFLENVEFFRKQVQKP, encoded by the coding sequence ATGGAAACACTAGAAAGAAGTAAGCGATCTTTGGATGTATTTTCCGACCAAGAGAAAAAACTCCACGTTTTGACGAAATTTTTATTAAACCAAGAATTGAGTCTAAAAGACAATATCCATTCCGGGGAGAGTTGTTTTCTTAAAAAAGTTTCTGCGGACGGGAACAAAGTCCTTATCAGCGTACGTCCAACACTCACCCTCTCTGTGGGACAAAAAATTACTCTTTACAAAATCTTGGGGAGATACCTCCACCTAGAGTGCACCGTCGAACAAGAAAAGGCGGACTCCCAATATGTTTTACATTTAGACAAAATTGCCATTGCGAAAAAAGACAGAGAAAGCTCAAGGATTCCCGTTCCCCCGGGTTCCGCTTGGATCACCAATGTAGTCTCAAGTAAAGCAAAAATAGAAACGGATATGTTCCATGTCCCCACAGCAGTAAAAGTAAACTTCCAAGATTATGAAACCAAACTAAAGAACTCGATAGATTTTATAAAAATTTCAACCTTCAACTCGAGTGATGACAACGAAATTATCCGCCAAATCAAAAAAACAAAAAAAGGCCTACTTCTTGAAGATGCCACAGATCGAAAATGTTACGAATCTTCACCTAACGAAGACTTCTTGGTATTTTCAGAAGAAATCGAAGAAGATATTGACAAAGAAATCAATAACAAACGAAACCAAAAAATTAAGTCGGAACTCATTTTACCTATTCTCTATCTAACCGATGAAGAAGAGTCCATCCCCATTGGTTACATTCAGATGCAAAGTAAATCGGAAACCTTTGATTTACTCAAAGCTATGGAAATGAAAACTGTATGTTTCGAAATGGTAGATCGAATTCGTCATTCCAATATGATTAAATCGGATGGAAAGTTTCCTGTGATTGATATCTCCGAGGGAGGACTAAAAGTGATTGTTGACCATCCTGATTTAATCCAAAGCCTTCCGAAACTATCAGGATTCCAGTTTGATATATTTTTTAAAATGCAATCTCCTTTAACGGCTTTTGGAACGATCAAAACCATTACTAAAAATGAAGAAGGTCACCTAACAGTAGGACTGGCGATCGCAGGTCACTCTTCTCGGTCGGGTGAGAAAAAACGATTCTTAGAAAACGTAGAATTTTTTCGCAAACAAGTTCAGAAACCCTAA